Proteins found in one Gigantopelta aegis isolate Gae_Host chromosome 12, Gae_host_genome, whole genome shotgun sequence genomic segment:
- the LOC121386355 gene encoding cell adhesion molecule 2-like, whose amino-acid sequence MEGIRFPTVWICFWIIFSIDIHVIDSIAIDLPPRLGVVGNNTVTLECRYTLANGESFSSVTWSRKRHSESGFSDIAEADGAGNSGYSQAGEDIKTRTNLNYTLGMYTIRYSDVQCTDEAKYRCTVTYFRDSSRLTANGEMDFSLEAAPLKPSSLNLTPDPDIFTENQVVEFTCSGNVGKPAGSFWWFVYHGNQEVNKTSEAVVNPPFSSSGPNTCTFVRTSKLTLNLTRADDGLVVRCHVYHPTQMAPTTAGNSQRCSLDSDLCLQSKRLVVHYPVREGDITAFTEPKGPNFLVDSMVTLKCSVTSNPPAVFTWENSDSNATFRGNVWTLNRLSLLDRGVYVCTAKNNVSDVMYNVSASVNVNVVETTTPPTTTPTTRSTTAPFGGRTDKTIVEPDDGKTTMIIIIVCVVVGIILIIVAVVVFIIIRRRKKKTQVEEPPEKPFNNHSNLSMYKTQPDLVSDEKKFAQNNSFDFKTDQDLAYSDLKFDPTPRSRKPVAFRESTDYAHVQMPAV is encoded by the exons acATTCATGTGATTGACAGTATTGCCATTGACCTACCCCCGAGGTTGGGAGTTGTCGGAAACAATACTGTGACTCTAGAATGTAGGTATACGCTCGCAAATGGAGAGAGCTTCAGTTCAGTGACATGGTCAAGGAAGCGACACAGTGAATCAGGTTTTTCGGACATTGCAGAAGCAGATGGGGCCGGCAACTCGGGGTATTCCCAGGCTGGTGAAGATATTAAGACGAGAACAAATTTAAATTACACTCTGGGCATGTACACTATCAGATACAGTGATGTACAGTGCACAGATGAAGCTAAATACAGGTGTACTGTGACATACTTCAGGGACAGCAGCAGATTAACTGCGAATGGAGAAATGGATTTTAGTCTAGAAG CGGCTCCCCTGAAACCATCATCTCTGAACTTGACCCCTGACCCTGACATCTTCACTGAGAACCAAGTGGTGGAGTTCACGTGCAGCGGTAACGTCGGCAAACCGGCCGGCTCCTTCTGGTGGTTTGTTTACCATGGCAACCAGGAGGTGAACAAAACGAGCGAGGCGGTGGTCAATCCGCCGTTTTCTTCGTCCGGACCCAACACGTGCACGTTCGTACGGACCAGCAAACTGACGCTCAACTTGACACGTGCTGACGATGGTCTCGTGGTCCGGTGTCACGTCTACCATCCGACGCAGATGGCTCCAACGACAGCCGGGAATAGTCAGAGGTGTTCGCTGGACTCCGATCTTTGTCTGCAGTCAAAGAGGCTGGTCGTTCATT acCCAGTTCGTGAAGGGGACATAACTGCGTTCACCGAACCTAAAGGACCCAACTTCCTCGTCGACTCCATGGTAACCCTGAAATGTAGCGTCACGTCGAACCCTCCGGCAGTGTTTACGTGGGAGAATTCCGACAGTAACGCCACCTTCAGGGGAAATGTGTGGACGCTGAACCGACTGTCGCTGCTCGACCGAGGTGTTTACGTGTGCACGGCGAAAAACAACGTGTCTGACGTCATGTACAATGTGTCAGCTTCAGTCAATGTTAATGTTG TGGAGACGACCACGCCACCCACCACCACACCAACCACCAGATCAACCACAGCGCCATTCGGTGGACGCACCGACAAAACCATCGTGGAACCAG atgATGGTAAAACAACGATGATTATTATCATCGTCTGTGTCGTGGTGGGCATCATCCTCATCATTGTAGCTGTGGTGGTGTTTATCATTATACGCAGACGCAAAAAGAAGACACAAGTTGAAG aACCTCCAGAGAAACCATTCAA tAACCATAGCAACCTGAGCATGTACAAGACACAGCCTGACCTCGTTTCTGATGAGAAGAAATTTGCACAAAATAAT AGTTTTGATTTCAAGACGGATCAAGACCTGGCGTATTCGGACCTGAAGTTTGATCCCACTCCGAGAAGTCGAAAACCTGTCGCCTTCCGGGAGTCCACAGACTACGCTCACGTCCAGATGCCGGCAGTGTAA